The proteins below are encoded in one region of Verrucomicrobiota bacterium:
- a CDS encoding TolC family protein, with translation MKTLTTLLATAFLLAVADQPKAASSNNNTESIDALQSLSTNPIVATNKPSVADQSLMGLSVGSQVNAQAATNNSVFATNSPPSFDQSPAGASVLPELATNPPTPPEGLNAGTNNFTNLPSLPAPDLPTAPLITNPITPESLPAPLPETTAGPIPLPTPTTNNFGLIDKIMKLVKDVPLTAEALAKAGNKIVPDIIAKDAKRMNIDQAVQYALTHNPDILTAVQNIQRASGNYINVRAGLLPKLNVQPGYTWLDPQIQNGQTPPGYGSSGGIPSVQVNQTWNINFQGTQLLYDGWKTPSLTEAAKLSEQIAYFQLRQTIDRVVADVVRQFYQVVLNRALVIANEQQVALYKTQVTDQQSRYDAGTVPRFNVLQAQVQMANAMPPFIAAENNLRTSLFRLVQLIGMDYPNIQNVKIPFDVNGELGYYPRKVDENASIHTALQRNPSLKAQRSNILVTAKQVTAAISGWLPTINANGGYQIQSYKYDKTLTETIEGWFFGATGSWAVFDGLATYGAVKQAKATMQSAKISYDNAVRGVVTEVQIAISNLQQAKETIESQRATVEQAAEALRLSRERLDAGAGVQLDVINAQVQLLQAQTSVLSALFQYISATAEYDRALSLHTQYEELFDDPLNKWEKARYQSLNAENRARPQLPRSMRKDDPLPPGVQFDDLIKSSTVRKQEQPLDSKTKTKGKSSKKTNGNDKKSVD, from the coding sequence ATGAAAACACTCACCACACTCCTAGCCACGGCCTTCCTGCTTGCTGTAGCCGATCAACCTAAGGCTGCTTCCTCGAATAACAATACCGAGTCAATCGATGCGCTCCAGTCACTGAGCACGAACCCCATTGTCGCGACCAACAAGCCCTCTGTGGCTGATCAGTCGCTCATGGGGCTTTCTGTCGGCTCTCAGGTGAACGCACAAGCGGCAACTAATAATTCCGTCTTCGCAACGAACTCTCCCCCTTCTTTCGATCAATCCCCTGCCGGAGCATCGGTGCTGCCTGAACTTGCAACCAATCCTCCGACTCCCCCCGAGGGACTGAATGCCGGCACGAACAACTTCACCAATCTTCCTTCACTCCCGGCACCCGATCTTCCGACCGCCCCGCTGATCACCAACCCGATCACTCCGGAATCACTCCCGGCACCCCTCCCTGAAACCACGGCCGGGCCCATTCCCCTGCCCACGCCGACGACCAATAATTTCGGGCTGATCGACAAGATCATGAAACTCGTCAAGGACGTGCCCCTGACGGCGGAGGCCCTTGCGAAGGCCGGTAACAAGATCGTTCCAGACATCATCGCTAAGGATGCCAAGAGGATGAACATAGACCAAGCGGTCCAGTATGCCCTGACACACAATCCCGATATACTGACCGCCGTCCAGAACATCCAGCGAGCCTCAGGCAACTACATCAACGTCCGCGCCGGCCTCCTTCCGAAGCTCAATGTCCAACCGGGATACACATGGCTCGATCCCCAGATCCAGAACGGTCAGACGCCCCCCGGATACGGCAGTAGCGGCGGAATCCCCAGCGTTCAGGTCAACCAGACATGGAACATCAACTTCCAGGGCACCCAGCTTCTCTACGACGGATGGAAGACCCCCTCCCTCACGGAAGCGGCCAAGCTCTCCGAACAGATCGCCTATTTCCAACTCCGCCAAACTATCGACCGCGTGGTGGCCGACGTCGTGCGCCAGTTCTACCAGGTCGTCCTGAACCGGGCCCTCGTGATCGCGAACGAGCAGCAGGTGGCCCTCTACAAGACACAGGTCACCGATCAGCAGAGCCGGTATGACGCTGGAACTGTCCCCCGCTTCAACGTCCTGCAGGCGCAGGTTCAGATGGCCAACGCCATGCCTCCGTTCATCGCAGCCGAAAACAACCTGCGCACCTCCCTGTTCCGTCTTGTCCAGTTGATCGGCATGGACTATCCGAACATCCAGAACGTGAAGATCCCCTTCGATGTCAACGGGGAGCTCGGATACTACCCCCGCAAGGTCGACGAGAACGCCTCGATTCACACGGCGCTTCAGCGCAACCCCTCGCTCAAGGCCCAACGCTCCAACATCCTGGTCACGGCGAAACAGGTGACTGCGGCGATTTCGGGCTGGCTGCCGACGATCAATGCCAATGGTGGCTATCAGATCCAAAGCTACAAGTATGACAAGACCCTCACGGAGACCATCGAAGGATGGTTCTTTGGGGCCACCGGCAGCTGGGCAGTCTTTGACGGTCTGGCGACTTACGGCGCGGTCAAACAGGCCAAGGCGACCATGCAGAGCGCCAAGATCTCCTACGACAACGCCGTCCGAGGCGTCGTCACCGAGGTGCAGATAGCCATCTCAAACCTCCAGCAGGCGAAGGAAACCATCGAGAGCCAGAGAGCCACCGTGGAACAGGCGGCCGAGGCACTGCGACTCTCACGCGAACGGCTCGATGCAGGCGCCGGCGTCCAACTCGACGTGATCAATGCACAGGTCCAGCTCCTCCAGGCCCAGACCTCGGTTCTTTCGGCGCTCTTCCAATACATCTCGGCGACCGCTGAATACGACCGGGCCCTCTCGCTTCACACGCAGTATGAGGAACTCTTCGACGATCCCCTCAATAAATGGGAGAAGGCGCGCTACCAGTCACTCAATGCCGAGAACCGCGCCCGTCCCCAGCTTCCGAGATCGATGCGGAAGGATGACCCCCTGCCCCCGGGAGTGCAGTTCGACGATCTGATCAAGAGCTCCACCGTGCGCAAGCAGGAGCAGCCCTTGGACTCCAAGACCAAGACTAAGGGCAAGTCCTCCAAGAAGACCAACGGGAACGACAAGAAATCCGTCGATTGA
- a CDS encoding polyphenol oxidase family protein has product MSENHPTVAVVPISVHESASRVDARFIGRIPGIGVTLERDAAMAALAPHQRRLLAEQGLGRYPLVTAEQIHGAEIAIVTEPSEKPIQGADGLVTMTRGITLGISVADCAPVWIVARDGSAGALLHSGKKGTESGIVPNGIQSLSSLSGINPSDLIVVIGPCIRPPCYEVDFAAEIRRQAKRSGVAEVYDEGICTACHPERYYSYRREQGLTGRMLATLTLLA; this is encoded by the coding sequence TTGAGCGAAAACCATCCCACCGTGGCGGTCGTCCCGATATCGGTTCACGAATCGGCTTCACGGGTCGACGCGCGATTCATCGGGCGGATCCCCGGCATCGGGGTCACCCTTGAGCGCGATGCCGCGATGGCGGCACTTGCGCCGCATCAACGCAGGTTACTCGCGGAGCAGGGGCTCGGCAGATACCCCTTGGTCACCGCCGAGCAGATCCACGGGGCGGAGATCGCCATCGTCACGGAACCCTCCGAAAAGCCGATCCAGGGAGCCGATGGGCTAGTGACCATGACACGCGGAATCACACTCGGAATCTCGGTCGCCGACTGCGCCCCCGTCTGGATTGTCGCCCGGGACGGCTCCGCGGGAGCCCTCCTGCATTCGGGAAAAAAGGGCACTGAATCGGGGATTGTTCCAAATGGCATCCAATCTCTCAGCTCCCTTTCGGGGATAAATCCCTCCGACCTCATTGTCGTGATCGGACCCTGCATCCGCCCCCCGTGCTACGAGGTCGATTTTGCTGCGGAAATCAGAAGACAGGCAAAGCGATCCGGGGTTGCTGAAGTGTATGATGAAGGCATCTGCACGGCATGTCATCCGGAGCGGTATTATTCCTACCGCAGAGAGCAGGGACTGACCGGACGGATGCTGGCTACCCTTACCCTTCTTGCCTGA
- a CDS encoding methyltransferase domain-containing protein has protein sequence MKREFDPNIPELMDLAVLENGKPSAELERDLANLRWLNRLFGAYSILHRFLKRWFSRRASGGPPLRVLDLATGEGDLPRELVLWCRKRGIPVTVDAIDMNEATLTIARERSRNFPEITFHQGDIRSWGSLSESWEFVLCSLALHHFSGEDAVLVMRNAKRLSSDHLLVADLERSRSGALGIWLLTALVLREPMTKHDARLSIQRAFSFEEFRSLALEARWNDFGQARFPVTRQAIWIDRVA, from the coding sequence ATGAAAAGGGAATTTGATCCCAATATTCCAGAACTGATGGATCTGGCCGTTCTGGAAAATGGGAAGCCCTCCGCGGAATTGGAACGAGACCTTGCCAATCTGCGTTGGCTCAATCGCCTGTTCGGCGCCTACTCGATCCTTCATCGTTTTCTGAAACGCTGGTTTTCACGACGCGCATCCGGAGGGCCACCCCTCCGCGTTCTCGATCTGGCCACCGGGGAAGGAGACCTTCCTAGGGAATTGGTTCTCTGGTGCCGCAAGCGGGGCATTCCAGTCACTGTCGATGCAATCGATATGAATGAAGCCACCTTGACCATTGCCAGAGAGCGAAGCAGGAACTTTCCCGAGATTACATTCCATCAAGGAGATATTCGGAGTTGGGGCTCCCTCTCCGAATCGTGGGAGTTCGTTCTCTGCTCCTTGGCGCTTCATCACTTCAGCGGGGAAGATGCCGTTCTGGTAATGCGCAATGCCAAGAGGCTTTCCTCCGATCACCTGCTTGTGGCGGACCTGGAAAGAAGCCGCAGCGGAGCCCTCGGCATCTGGCTACTGACAGCCCTCGTACTGAGAGAGCCGATGACCAAGCACGATGCCCGGCTCTCAATCCAACGCGCTTTCTCCTTTGAGGAATTCCGATCGTTGGCGCTTGAAGCGCGTTGGAACGACTTCGGACAGGCTCGCTTTCCCGTCACCCGCCAAGCGATCTGGATCGACCGGGTCGCATGA
- a CDS encoding AsmA-like C-terminal region-containing protein, giving the protein MSNPEPTIIPRLRRGEVMDRRTFRGKLDHLLRYIAASFFGLLFFGLLLGIPILLVITSTYGLGDAVREKAEGLLGGKFYRVSIGRVLFSPTRGFVLDRLQMHDLTPAHRLIVSANRIAVSMNMDSLLRRSPRLERIFLRDATLDIPLGPSEQPRLRLDHVRGLIICPPSQFRLSSATFEIAGIKVNVSGSFLNPQKFSPKPVSSEGPGKTAQTIDAIQRELRSVHWSEGKPVLTIQAGGDLGDSESLRVDLAELQTGPGEWHGITFRRIGMALHYQDSKLTLDRLVTDDGAGIFHAAGKADFHDKNSSLEFSGTFRGSVVPALLLSSKKAADLTCRDPVHLEGNFSADWLSGKPSFGGIARFNTGHFGYRGVMFDTLSAGVALREGKFLVRDLHASGEPGAIDADLMIAPGDNRLRLKASLFPSKLAPMTAGKTREAFESMDFKEPLQISFEGGAPILDPLQLQGNGSLDLGKAAMRGAWVDGLSSKFRVTNGAVTFRDILVRMGEGSGRGEFVYDYKNWEGLFPKVQSTLDPVKMMTWIDPRIAQSLKNYRFVKSPNVQLTGKVGLRDPEKNDLRIQLNATAGLVYTLIGKDLPFGPTSGTVLLKGQKVLVDLPQSHLFGGDVALKADVSVMPGDARYGASVHLEDVDFKTLARLYFDYNESSGKLTGDYAFHAVGGNDRAMTGKGNLLIRDGNVLAMPILGPLSLLLNDVIPGLGYQSAKKATAEFSVADGTITTRDLLIEGTGFNMIGHGDIHYLDDRMNMSIRLNAQGLPGLATFLISKIFEYESTGSAKHPKWRPKLLPKGKEAPKPTPVSSASKLTERLIMRPGRSRSLGG; this is encoded by the coding sequence ATGAGCAATCCGGAGCCAACGATCATTCCCCGTCTAAGGAGGGGGGAAGTCATGGATCGCCGCACCTTCCGAGGTAAGCTGGACCATCTGTTACGGTACATAGCCGCCTCGTTTTTTGGCCTCCTCTTTTTCGGCCTCCTTCTTGGAATTCCCATCCTCCTGGTAATAACCTCCACGTATGGCCTTGGAGATGCCGTGCGGGAGAAGGCGGAAGGACTGCTTGGCGGAAAATTCTACAGGGTCAGTATCGGACGTGTTCTTTTTAGTCCGACACGCGGCTTTGTTCTGGATCGGTTACAGATGCACGACCTGACACCAGCCCATCGTTTGATCGTTTCCGCCAACAGGATTGCCGTCTCTATGAACATGGATTCGCTCTTGCGGCGTAGCCCGCGCCTTGAGCGGATTTTTCTCCGCGATGCCACCCTTGATATCCCCTTGGGGCCTTCCGAGCAGCCGCGTCTAAGGCTCGATCATGTCCGCGGCCTGATTATCTGCCCTCCGTCTCAGTTTCGATTGAGTTCGGCTACCTTTGAGATTGCCGGGATCAAGGTCAACGTTTCCGGATCCTTCCTGAATCCGCAAAAGTTCTCACCCAAACCGGTCTCCTCAGAAGGACCGGGGAAAACGGCCCAGACCATCGATGCGATTCAACGCGAGTTGCGGTCCGTTCATTGGAGTGAAGGGAAGCCCGTGCTCACTATTCAGGCAGGGGGTGATCTCGGTGATTCCGAGAGCCTTAGGGTAGACCTGGCTGAGCTGCAGACAGGGCCCGGAGAATGGCACGGGATAACTTTCCGGCGGATCGGAATGGCGCTTCATTATCAGGATAGCAAGTTGACCTTGGATCGGCTTGTGACAGATGACGGGGCTGGGATCTTTCATGCTGCAGGAAAGGCAGATTTCCATGACAAGAACTCGTCTTTGGAATTTTCTGGAACATTTAGGGGAAGCGTGGTCCCGGCACTGCTCCTGTCTTCGAAAAAGGCGGCGGACTTGACCTGTCGGGACCCGGTCCACCTCGAAGGGAATTTCTCTGCGGATTGGCTCTCGGGAAAACCCTCCTTCGGCGGTATAGCTCGATTCAATACAGGGCATTTCGGTTATCGCGGAGTGATGTTCGACACGCTCTCTGCGGGAGTAGCGCTCCGGGAGGGTAAGTTTCTTGTCCGGGACCTCCACGCGTCCGGGGAACCCGGAGCAATCGACGCCGATCTCATGATTGCTCCCGGTGACAACAGGCTACGTCTCAAGGCATCTCTCTTCCCTTCAAAGCTTGCTCCGATGACAGCAGGGAAAACCCGCGAGGCCTTCGAGTCGATGGATTTCAAGGAGCCCCTGCAGATCAGCTTCGAGGGAGGAGCCCCTATCCTTGATCCTCTGCAGCTTCAGGGAAATGGAAGCCTTGATCTGGGAAAGGCAGCTATGAGGGGAGCCTGGGTCGACGGGCTGAGTTCGAAATTCCGTGTGACCAACGGTGCCGTCACCTTTCGGGATATCCTGGTGAGGATGGGTGAGGGATCCGGACGCGGTGAGTTCGTCTATGATTACAAGAACTGGGAAGGGCTCTTTCCGAAGGTGCAGTCCACGCTTGATCCCGTCAAAATGATGACCTGGATCGATCCACGTATTGCCCAGTCGCTTAAGAATTACCGCTTTGTCAAATCCCCCAATGTCCAACTCACGGGAAAAGTGGGGCTTCGTGATCCCGAAAAAAACGACCTGCGCATTCAACTCAATGCGACCGCGGGATTGGTATACACACTTATCGGAAAGGATCTTCCCTTCGGGCCGACATCGGGCACGGTTCTTCTGAAAGGGCAGAAGGTGCTGGTCGACCTGCCTCAGTCTCACCTGTTCGGCGGTGATGTCGCGCTGAAGGCCGATGTATCGGTGATGCCAGGAGATGCCCGGTACGGAGCCTCGGTGCATCTGGAGGATGTCGATTTCAAGACGCTTGCCAGGCTCTATTTTGATTACAATGAGTCGAGCGGGAAACTGACCGGCGATTACGCCTTCCATGCTGTTGGCGGTAATGACCGGGCAATGACCGGTAAGGGGAATCTCCTGATTCGCGATGGCAACGTGCTGGCAATGCCGATCCTCGGTCCCCTCTCTCTCTTACTGAATGATGTGATTCCCGGCTTAGGCTACCAATCGGCCAAAAAAGCGACCGCCGAGTTTAGTGTCGCCGACGGCACCATCACCACTCGCGATCTACTTATCGAGGGAACGGGCTTCAATATGATCGGGCACGGTGACATCCATTATCTTGATGACAGGATGAACATGAGTATCAGGCTTAATGCTCAGGGGCTACCGGGATTGGCAACCTTCCTAATCAGCAAGATCTTCGAATACGAATCCACGGGATCAGCAAAACATCCCAAGTGGCGGCCCAAGCTCCTGCCTAAGGGTAAAGAAGCTCCCAAACCGACACCCGTTTCTTCCGCATCCAAACTAACCGAGCGCTTGATCATGCGACCCGGTCGATCCAGATCGCTTGGCGGGTGA
- the priA gene encoding primosomal protein N', translated as MPSFARILIDRSEGRKLDYSVPTALLDQVTIGSRVIVMVRNRRAVGTVLELLDHSVVPGIRPLEALVGEETSLPPVMMRLANWMADYYCAPIAAVMRSMLPPMMRGETIAGRKVRMVSLVRRIEVEELQRIEKSAPKQGAILKHFEKFPDPIASQELLSRCAASESSLKALVEAGLIRIVLERRMGGQFEAEEILPGKIPKLNADQQVVVGTLEHALNDLETSATAPSPYLLHGVTGSGKTEVYLRALARTLESGKSGLVLVPEIALTPQTVERFRSRFDHAGKEGAGVAVLHSHLTDAERREEWMRLQRGDARIAIGARSAVFAPLRNLGIIIVDEEHENTYKQEETPRYHARDVAVMRGRLEGALVILGSATPSVESFQNVQCGKYNLLELPRRADDQLMPLIRVVDLRLQGKRAKSEGGLSAPLQMAMTKRLEAGQQTILFLNRRGYSTSLLCQQCGHVCRCPNCSLSLTLHRADNRLACHLCGHGAKPPERCPECKDPGIQHSGLGTQRVEETIRRLFPKARLARMDADTMSRRGSYAEVLGKFRSRQIDILLGTQMIAKGLDFPNVTLVGIINADIGLHSPDFRAGERTFQLLTQVAGRAGRGETEGEVIVQTFSPASPSIQHARHHDYAGFFEQEISFREAFRHPPFTRMVLVQIRGVSLEKTTRSAGHIAAIFRKKAPASVEVSEAFPAPLERSHGQYRFHVTLKSKSGIILARLVREVSLNLKLPEGVIMTIDVDPYSLM; from the coding sequence ATGCCCTCCTTCGCCCGCATCCTGATCGACCGGTCCGAGGGCAGGAAACTGGATTACTCGGTTCCTACGGCGTTGCTAGATCAGGTCACGATCGGTTCACGCGTGATCGTGATGGTGCGCAACCGACGCGCAGTGGGGACTGTACTTGAATTGCTGGATCATTCCGTTGTTCCGGGCATCAGACCGCTTGAGGCACTGGTTGGCGAAGAGACAAGTCTTCCGCCTGTCATGATGCGTCTGGCCAACTGGATGGCCGATTATTACTGTGCGCCAATAGCCGCGGTCATGCGCTCCATGCTTCCCCCCATGATGAGGGGCGAGACCATCGCTGGTAGGAAAGTCCGGATGGTTTCACTAGTCCGACGGATCGAGGTCGAAGAGTTGCAACGGATTGAAAAGAGCGCTCCCAAACAAGGTGCAATCCTCAAGCATTTCGAGAAGTTTCCTGATCCGATTGCCTCGCAGGAATTGTTGAGTCGATGTGCAGCTTCTGAGTCCTCGCTTAAAGCGCTTGTTGAGGCTGGATTGATTCGTATTGTCCTTGAGCGCAGGATGGGTGGGCAATTCGAAGCGGAGGAAATCCTTCCGGGGAAAATTCCAAAACTCAATGCGGATCAACAGGTGGTCGTCGGGACCCTGGAGCATGCACTTAATGATCTTGAAACAAGCGCAACGGCTCCCTCTCCCTATCTGCTGCATGGAGTCACAGGTAGCGGAAAAACGGAAGTTTATCTCCGGGCTCTGGCTCGCACCCTTGAGTCAGGCAAGAGCGGCCTCGTACTTGTACCCGAGATCGCCCTGACGCCCCAGACCGTGGAGCGTTTTCGATCTCGCTTTGATCACGCAGGCAAAGAGGGGGCCGGAGTAGCTGTTCTGCACAGTCATTTGACTGATGCCGAGCGACGCGAGGAGTGGATGCGTCTTCAGCGAGGCGACGCCCGGATCGCCATCGGTGCTCGCAGCGCTGTCTTCGCTCCACTGCGGAATCTGGGGATCATCATCGTGGATGAAGAACACGAAAATACCTACAAGCAGGAGGAAACACCGCGATATCATGCCCGGGATGTAGCTGTCATGAGGGGGCGGCTTGAGGGGGCTCTCGTGATTCTGGGAAGCGCCACACCATCCGTGGAGAGCTTCCAGAATGTCCAATGCGGTAAGTATAACCTTCTGGAACTTCCACGCCGTGCCGATGATCAACTCATGCCTCTGATCAGGGTGGTGGATTTGCGACTCCAGGGAAAACGCGCTAAATCGGAGGGAGGGCTCTCTGCGCCCTTACAAATGGCAATGACCAAGCGTCTGGAGGCCGGCCAGCAAACCATCCTTTTCCTTAACAGGCGCGGTTACTCGACCTCCCTGCTCTGCCAGCAGTGCGGGCATGTCTGCCGCTGTCCAAATTGCAGCCTCTCCCTAACCCTGCATCGCGCGGATAACCGCCTTGCCTGTCATCTCTGCGGCCATGGAGCAAAGCCTCCTGAGCGCTGTCCCGAATGCAAGGATCCAGGCATTCAGCATTCCGGCCTCGGCACCCAACGGGTCGAGGAGACAATCAGGCGACTTTTTCCGAAGGCACGTCTCGCGCGGATGGATGCCGACACCATGTCCCGTCGAGGTTCCTATGCCGAAGTGCTGGGAAAATTCCGATCCCGTCAGATCGATATCCTGCTGGGCACACAGATGATCGCCAAGGGGCTCGATTTCCCGAACGTCACCCTTGTTGGCATCATCAATGCCGACATAGGCCTTCACTCGCCCGATTTCCGCGCCGGGGAACGGACCTTTCAACTCCTGACTCAAGTCGCGGGTCGTGCCGGTCGCGGCGAGACCGAGGGGGAGGTGATCGTCCAGACCTTCTCGCCGGCCAGTCCCTCCATCCAGCATGCCCGGCATCACGATTACGCCGGTTTTTTCGAGCAGGAGATCTCCTTCCGGGAGGCGTTCCGACACCCGCCTTTCACACGCATGGTTCTGGTTCAGATTCGCGGTGTTTCACTCGAAAAAACAACCCGGTCTGCTGGCCATATCGCCGCAATTTTTCGCAAGAAAGCCCCTGCTTCAGTCGAGGTGTCCGAGGCGTTCCCTGCCCCCCTGGAAAGGTCTCATGGGCAATATCGGTTCCATGTAACGCTCAAGTCGAAATCAGGCATCATACTGGCCAGACTTGTCCGTGAAGTTTCCTTGAATTTGAAACTTCCCGAGGGGGTCATCATGACTATTGATGTCGATCCCTACTCGTTGATGTAG
- the ilvB gene encoding biosynthetic-type acetolactate synthase large subunit: MNGAEILVASLEREGVDFVFAYPGGCSMPIHQALTKSKKIRTILPRHEQGGGFAAEGYARVTGKAGVCMATSGPGATNLVTCIADAYMDSVPLVAITGQVPQEMIGRGAFQETDFFGMTLPVVKHSYLVWDINDIPRIIKEAFHIAQSGRPGPVLVDIPKNIQNQTAHPIFPKTISLRGYNPVRRADDLALQEMLGLIASAKRPMIYCGGGVITAEASKELAEFAERSQIPVATTLMGIGCFPETHPLSLKWLGMHGTVYANNAVNEADLLLAIGVRFDDRVTGKVEKFCEHGTIVHIDIDNSEINKNRAVKLPILGDVKDALARLNKELDRAGSKPVKKDHTRFPAWYKQIAKWKKDHPLRYKDTPDAIQPQHVIELLMELTKGDAIITTGVGQHQMWAAQYYNFTEPRTLVTSAGLGSMGFGYPAALGAKLGRPDKQVIDIDGDGSFLMNVQELATAHIDGIASKVIILNNQHLGMVVQWEDRFYDSNRGHTFLGDPKDLKRIYPDYLGICKGFGVPAERVLHKKDLRAALQRMLDSKETYVLDVMTPYTEHVLPMIPSGKTYKDIITE, translated from the coding sequence ATGAATGGGGCTGAGATTCTGGTCGCCTCTCTTGAGCGCGAGGGAGTGGATTTTGTCTTTGCTTATCCGGGCGGCTGTTCGATGCCGATCCATCAGGCTCTGACCAAGTCAAAGAAGATCCGTACCATCCTGCCCCGCCATGAGCAGGGAGGTGGATTCGCTGCGGAGGGATATGCCCGCGTGACCGGCAAGGCCGGGGTCTGTATGGCGACTTCTGGTCCTGGTGCCACCAATCTCGTGACCTGCATCGCTGATGCCTACATGGATTCCGTGCCGCTCGTGGCGATCACCGGACAGGTACCGCAGGAGATGATCGGTCGCGGTGCCTTTCAGGAGACCGATTTCTTTGGGATGACACTCCCCGTGGTGAAGCACAGCTATCTTGTCTGGGATATCAACGACATTCCCCGGATCATCAAGGAGGCATTCCATATCGCCCAGAGTGGACGTCCAGGGCCCGTGCTGGTTGATATTCCGAAGAACATCCAGAATCAGACTGCCCATCCGATCTTCCCGAAGACTATCAGCCTGCGCGGCTACAATCCCGTGCGACGCGCGGATGATCTGGCCCTTCAAGAGATGCTGGGCCTGATTGCCTCGGCCAAGAGGCCGATGATCTATTGCGGTGGCGGCGTGATCACTGCGGAGGCTTCTAAGGAGCTGGCCGAGTTTGCCGAACGCTCCCAGATTCCCGTAGCCACGACCCTGATGGGAATAGGTTGCTTCCCCGAGACCCATCCGCTTTCGCTCAAGTGGCTTGGGATGCACGGCACGGTCTATGCCAACAATGCAGTCAACGAAGCCGATCTCCTGCTGGCCATCGGCGTCCGCTTCGACGACCGCGTGACCGGCAAGGTAGAGAAATTCTGCGAGCACGGCACGATCGTCCACATCGACATTGATAACTCTGAGATTAACAAGAACCGAGCTGTGAAGCTCCCGATCCTTGGTGACGTGAAGGATGCCCTTGCGCGCCTTAACAAGGAACTCGACCGTGCAGGCAGCAAGCCGGTGAAGAAAGATCACACCCGCTTCCCAGCTTGGTACAAGCAGATCGCCAAGTGGAAGAAGGATCATCCTCTCCGCTACAAGGATACGCCTGATGCCATACAGCCACAGCATGTGATCGAACTCCTAATGGAACTCACCAAGGGGGATGCCATTATCACCACTGGAGTCGGCCAGCACCAGATGTGGGCCGCCCAGTACTATAACTTCACCGAACCCCGGACGCTTGTGACCTCTGCCGGACTTGGATCGATGGGTTTCGGCTATCCCGCCGCTCTGGGTGCGAAGCTGGGACGTCCTGACAAGCAGGTCATTGATATCGATGGCGATGGATCTTTCCTGATGAATGTTCAGGAACTGGCCACGGCGCATATCGATGGAATCGCCTCCAAGGTGATCATTCTCAATAACCAGCATCTTGGCATGGTAGTGCAGTGGGAAGATCGTTTCTACGATAGCAACCGCGGACACACTTTCCTGGGTGATCCGAAGGATCTGAAGCGGATCTATCCCGACTACCTCGGAATCTGCAAAGGCTTTGGCGTGCCGGCCGAGCGCGTACTGCACAAGAAAGACCTGCGGGCAGCCCTTCAGCGGATGCTGGACTCCAAGGAGACTTATGTCCTGGATGTCATGACTCCCTACACGGAGCACGTGCTCCCGATGATCCCCTCGGGTAAGACCTACAAGGATATCATTACGGAGTAG